The Aquila chrysaetos chrysaetos chromosome 6, bAquChr1.4, whole genome shotgun sequence genome window below encodes:
- the ABCB11 gene encoding bile salt export pump isoform X2 — translation MSDPVVLRSIKRLGEDNSAFDLDGKRNNFKKSENFYTYEEPFLEKKSEKSSEKKENSIRVGFFQLFRFSSSMEILMMAAGSFCAIVHGAAQPAVLLVFGAMADTFIEYDIEMQELKDPGKTCVNNTIVWINGTIHQNEKNATIICGLLDIEQEMTKFAGYYAGIGCAILVLGYLQICLWVMAAARQIQKIRKAYFRKVMRMDIGWFDCTSVGELNTRISDDVNKINEAIADQVAIFIQRLTTFVCGFLLGFVSGWKLTLVIIAVSPLLGVGAAVYGLAVAKLTGRELKAYAKAGAVADEVLSSIRTVAAFGGEKKEVERYDKNLVFAQHWGIRKGIIMGLFTGYMWLIIFLCYALAFWYGSKLVLEEEEYSPGTLLQVFFGVLVGALNLGQASPCLEAFATGRGAAANIFETIDEKPAIDCMSEDGYKLDKVRGEIEFHNVTFHYPSRPDVKILDNLNMVIKAGETTAFVGASGAGKSTTIQLIQRFYDPSDGMITLDGHDIRSLNIQWLRSQIGIVEQEPVLFATTIAENIRYGRDEATMEDIIKAAKQANAYNFIMDLPQQFDTHVGEGGSQMSGGQKQRIAIARALVRNPKILLLDMATSALDNESEATVQEALHKARLGRTAISIAHRLSTIKAADVIVGFEHGKAVERGTHEELLKRKGVYFMLVTLQSKGDTALNREATEKPQWTSVVFNFSTN, via the exons GTAACAACTTCAAGAAATCAGA GAATTTCTATACATATGAAGAACCTTTTCtagagaagaaaagtgaaaa gtcatcagaaaagaaagaaaacagtattcgTGTTGGCTTCTTTCAGCTG TTTCGATTTTCTTCATCTATGGAAATTTTAATGATGGCTGCTGGTAGTTTCTGTGCTATTGTTCATGGAGCAGCCCAGCCAGCTGTGTTGCTTGTGTTTGGTGCAATGGCAGACACATTTATTGAATATGACATTGAAATGCAAGAGCTTAAAGACCCAGGCAAGACATGTGTAAATAACACCATAGTGTGGATTAATGGTACTATTCATCAGAACGAAAAGAACGCCACAATAATATGTGG gctgcTGGACATTGAACAAGAAATGACCAAGTTTGCAGGTTACTATGCAGGAATTGGTTGTGCCATACTTGTGTTAGGATACCTCCAA ATCTGCCTTTGGGTTATGGCTGCAGCTCgtcagatacagaaaatcaGGAAAGCTTATTTCAGGAAAGTAATGCGAATGGATATAGGCTGGTTTGACTGCACATCTGTAGGAGAACTGAACACCCGAATTTCTGA tgatGTTAACAAAATTAATGAGGCTATTGCTGACCAAGTAGCAATCTTTATCCAGCGCTTAACCACCTTTGTGTGTGGATTCCTACTGGGATTTGTCAGTGGCTGGAAATTGACCTTGGTTATCATTGCAGTAAGTCCTCTGCTTGGGGTCGGAGCAGCTGTCTATGGCTTG GCTGTGGCAAAATTAACAGGCCGAGAATTAAAGGCTTATGCAAAAGCTGGAGCTGTGGCTGATGAAGTGCTGTCATCCATCAGAACAGTGGCTGCTTTTggtggggagaagaaagaagttgAAAG ATATGATAAGAATCTGGTGTTTGCTCAGCACTGGGGAATTCGAAAGGGAATAATAATGGGATTATTCACTGGTTACATGTGGCTTATAATTTTCCTGTGTTATGCATTAGCATTTTGGTATGGCTCTAAACTTGTCCTTGAAGAAGAAGAGTATTCACCTGGCACTCTTCTGCAG gttttctttggtgttttaGTAGGAGCTTTAAATCTTGGTCAGGCATCTCCCTGTCTGGAAGCCTTTGCCACTGGCCGTGGGGCTGCAGCAAACATTTTTGAGACAATAGATGAA AAACCCGCCATTGACTGCATGTCAGAAGATGGCTACAAGCTGGATAAAGTACGAGGTGAAATTGAATTTCATAATGTAACATTCCATTATCCCTCCAGACCAGATGTAAAG attTTGGATAACCTTAATATGGTTATTAAAGCAGGGGAGACAACAGCTTTTGTTGGAGCTAGTGGAGCTGGAAAAAGTACAACAATACAGCTCATCCAGCGTTTCTATGACCCCAGTGATGGCATG ATTACCCTGGATGGCCATGACATTCGTTCCCTTAATATCCAGTGGCTACGCTCACAGATTGGTATTGTTGAACAAGAGCCAGTTCTGTTTGCCACCACAATTGCAGAGAACATTCGCTATGGTCGGGATGAGGCTACCATGGAAGACATAATCAAAGCAGCCAAACAGGCCAATGCTTACAATTTTATCATGGACTTGCCGCAG CAATTTGACACTCATGTTGGAGAGGGTGGAAGCCAGATGAGTGGAGGTCAAAAACAGAGGATAGCTATTGCTCGAGCTCTTGTGCGAAACCCGAAAATCCTGCTACTGGATATGGCTACATCAGCACTTGATAATGAAAGTGAAGCTACTGTCCAAGAAGCACTTCATAAG GCTCGCCTTGGCCGCACAGCAATCTCAATAGCTCACCGCCTGTCAACCATCAAAGCTGCCGATGTCATTGTTGGGTTTGAGCATGGAAAGGCTGTGGAGAGAGGAACTCATGAGGAACTCTTGAAGAGGAAAGGGGTTTATTTCATGTTGGTGACCTTGCAAAGCAAAGGAGACACAGCACTTAATAGAGAAGCAACAGAAA AGCCACAGTGGACTTCGGTTGTATTCAATTTTAGCACAAACTGA
- the ABCB11 gene encoding bile salt export pump isoform X1, which produces MSDPVVLRSIKRLGEDNSAFDLDGKRNNFKKSENFYTYEEPFLEKKSEKSSEKKENSIRVGFFQLFRFSSSMEILMMAAGSFCAIVHGAAQPAVLLVFGAMADTFIEYDIEMQELKDPGKTCVNNTIVWINGTIHQNEKNATIICGLLDIEQEMTKFAGYYAGIGCAILVLGYLQICLWVMAAARQIQKIRKAYFRKVMRMDIGWFDCTSVGELNTRISDDVNKINEAIADQVAIFIQRLTTFVCGFLLGFVSGWKLTLVIIAVSPLLGVGAAVYGLAVAKLTGRELKAYAKAGAVADEVLSSIRTVAAFGGEKKEVERYDKNLVFAQHWGIRKGIIMGLFTGYMWLIIFLCYALAFWYGSKLVLEEEEYSPGTLLQVFFGVLVGALNLGQASPCLEAFATGRGAAANIFETIDEKPAIDCMSEDGYKLDKVRGEIEFHNVTFHYPSRPDVKILDNLNMVIKAGETTAFVGASGAGKSTTIQLIQRFYDPSDGMITLDGHDIRSLNIQWLRSQIGIVEQEPVLFATTIAENIRYGRDEATMEDIIKAAKQANAYNFIMDLPQQFDTHVGEGGSQMSGGQKQRIAIARALVRNPKILLLDMATSALDNESEATVQEALHKARLGRTAISIAHRLSTIKAADVIVGFEHGKAVERGTHEELLKRKGVYFMLVTLQSKGDTALNREATETEENNVVEPNLEKVQSFSRGSYQASLRASLRQRSRSQLSNVVPDPPLSIARDHAESMYLMPSHGEDDERAKKESVVAEEDVKPVPFTRILKYNASEWPYMVLGSLAAAVNGAVSPLYALLFSQILGTFSILDEEERRIQINGVCLLFVFVGILSFFTQFLQGYTFAKSGELLTRRLRKIGFQAMLGQDIGWFDDQKNSPGALTTRLATDASQVQGATGSQIGMIVNSFTNIGVAMIIAFYFSWKLSLVILCFLPFLALSGAVQAKMLTGFASQDKKALEATGQISSEALSNIRTVAGIGKEKMFISNFEKHLDMPYRAAIKKAHVYGLCFGFAQSIVFIANAVSYRYGGFLVDTEGLHYSFVFRVISAIVTSGTALGRASSYTPNYAKAKTSAARFFQLVDRLPKISVYSEKGEKWDDFKGSIEFLNCKFTYPSRPDIQVLKGLSVDVKPGQTLAFVGSSGCGKSTSVQLLERFYDPEKGSVLIDGHDTKKINVQFLRSKIGIVSQEPVLFDCSIADNIKYGNNTKEAAMEKVIEAAQKAQLHDFVMSLPDKYETNVGAQGSQLSRGQKQRIAIARAIIRDPKILLLDEATSALDTESEKTVQAALDKAREGRTCIVIAHRLSTIQNADIIAVMSQGLVIERGTHEELMAMEGAYYKLVTTGAPIS; this is translated from the exons GTAACAACTTCAAGAAATCAGA GAATTTCTATACATATGAAGAACCTTTTCtagagaagaaaagtgaaaa gtcatcagaaaagaaagaaaacagtattcgTGTTGGCTTCTTTCAGCTG TTTCGATTTTCTTCATCTATGGAAATTTTAATGATGGCTGCTGGTAGTTTCTGTGCTATTGTTCATGGAGCAGCCCAGCCAGCTGTGTTGCTTGTGTTTGGTGCAATGGCAGACACATTTATTGAATATGACATTGAAATGCAAGAGCTTAAAGACCCAGGCAAGACATGTGTAAATAACACCATAGTGTGGATTAATGGTACTATTCATCAGAACGAAAAGAACGCCACAATAATATGTGG gctgcTGGACATTGAACAAGAAATGACCAAGTTTGCAGGTTACTATGCAGGAATTGGTTGTGCCATACTTGTGTTAGGATACCTCCAA ATCTGCCTTTGGGTTATGGCTGCAGCTCgtcagatacagaaaatcaGGAAAGCTTATTTCAGGAAAGTAATGCGAATGGATATAGGCTGGTTTGACTGCACATCTGTAGGAGAACTGAACACCCGAATTTCTGA tgatGTTAACAAAATTAATGAGGCTATTGCTGACCAAGTAGCAATCTTTATCCAGCGCTTAACCACCTTTGTGTGTGGATTCCTACTGGGATTTGTCAGTGGCTGGAAATTGACCTTGGTTATCATTGCAGTAAGTCCTCTGCTTGGGGTCGGAGCAGCTGTCTATGGCTTG GCTGTGGCAAAATTAACAGGCCGAGAATTAAAGGCTTATGCAAAAGCTGGAGCTGTGGCTGATGAAGTGCTGTCATCCATCAGAACAGTGGCTGCTTTTggtggggagaagaaagaagttgAAAG ATATGATAAGAATCTGGTGTTTGCTCAGCACTGGGGAATTCGAAAGGGAATAATAATGGGATTATTCACTGGTTACATGTGGCTTATAATTTTCCTGTGTTATGCATTAGCATTTTGGTATGGCTCTAAACTTGTCCTTGAAGAAGAAGAGTATTCACCTGGCACTCTTCTGCAG gttttctttggtgttttaGTAGGAGCTTTAAATCTTGGTCAGGCATCTCCCTGTCTGGAAGCCTTTGCCACTGGCCGTGGGGCTGCAGCAAACATTTTTGAGACAATAGATGAA AAACCCGCCATTGACTGCATGTCAGAAGATGGCTACAAGCTGGATAAAGTACGAGGTGAAATTGAATTTCATAATGTAACATTCCATTATCCCTCCAGACCAGATGTAAAG attTTGGATAACCTTAATATGGTTATTAAAGCAGGGGAGACAACAGCTTTTGTTGGAGCTAGTGGAGCTGGAAAAAGTACAACAATACAGCTCATCCAGCGTTTCTATGACCCCAGTGATGGCATG ATTACCCTGGATGGCCATGACATTCGTTCCCTTAATATCCAGTGGCTACGCTCACAGATTGGTATTGTTGAACAAGAGCCAGTTCTGTTTGCCACCACAATTGCAGAGAACATTCGCTATGGTCGGGATGAGGCTACCATGGAAGACATAATCAAAGCAGCCAAACAGGCCAATGCTTACAATTTTATCATGGACTTGCCGCAG CAATTTGACACTCATGTTGGAGAGGGTGGAAGCCAGATGAGTGGAGGTCAAAAACAGAGGATAGCTATTGCTCGAGCTCTTGTGCGAAACCCGAAAATCCTGCTACTGGATATGGCTACATCAGCACTTGATAATGAAAGTGAAGCTACTGTCCAAGAAGCACTTCATAAG GCTCGCCTTGGCCGCACAGCAATCTCAATAGCTCACCGCCTGTCAACCATCAAAGCTGCCGATGTCATTGTTGGGTTTGAGCATGGAAAGGCTGTGGAGAGAGGAACTCATGAGGAACTCTTGAAGAGGAAAGGGGTTTATTTCATGTTGGTGACCTTGCAAAGCAAAGGAGACACAGCACTTAATAGAGAAGCAACAGAAA cagaagaaaataacgTGGTTGAGCCAAATCTTGAGAAAGTCCAGTCATTCAGCAGAGGAAGCTATCAGGCCAGTTTGCG AGCTTCACTTCGGCAGCGGTCCAGATCTCAGCTCTCTAATGTGGTCCCTGACCCTCCATTATCCATTGCAAGAGATCATGCAGAGTCTATGTATCTTATGCCTTCTCATGGAGAAGATGATGAACGAGCAAAAAAG GAGTCTGTTGTTGCAGAGGAAGATGTCAAGCCTGTACCATTTACCAGAATTTTGAAATACAATGCCTCTGAATGGCCATACATGGTGCTTGGAtctctggcagcagctgtgAACGGAGCAGTCAGTCCACTCTATGCTTTGTTATTCAGTCAGATTCTTGGG acctTCTCCATTCTTGATGAAGAAGAACGAAGAATCCAGATCAATGGTGTCTGCCTACTCTTTGTCTTTGTTggaattctttcatttttcacacagTTTCTACAG GGATACACCTTTGCCAAGTCTGGTGAGCTGCTTACAAGACGGTTAAGGAAAATTGGTTTCCAGGCTATGCTAGGGCAAGACATTGGTTGGTTTGATGACCAGAAGAACAGCCCTGGTGCTTTGACTACAAGACTTGCAACAGATGCCTCACAGGTCCAAGGG gcAACTGGATCACAGATAGGAATGATTGTGAATTCCTTTACCAACATTGGGGTGGCCATGATCATTGCTTTCTACTTCAGCTGGAAACTGAGTTTAGTTATACTGTGTTTCCTGCCGTTTTTGGCCTTATCTGGAGCTGTGCAGGCTAAAATGCTGACAGGATTTGCCTCTCAGGACAAGAAAGCGCTGGAAGCTACTGGACAg ATTTCCAGTGAAGCCCTCTCTAACATCAGGACTGTCGCTGGGatagggaaagagaaaatgtttatcAGCAACTTTGAGAAGCACCTAGATATGCCCTATAGAGCTGCAATCAAAAAAGCACATGTTTACGGACTCTGCTTTGGCTTTGCCCAGAGCATAGTGTTCATTGCCAACGCTGTCTCTTACAGATATGGAGGATTTCTAGTTGACACTGAAGGACTCCATTACAGCTTTGTGTTCAG GGTGATCTCTGCTATTGTGACCAGTGGAACTGCTTTGGGAAGAGCTTCTTCCTATACCCCAAACTATGCTAAAGCCAAAACATCTGCTGCACGCTTTTTTCAACTGGTCGATCGGCTTCCTAAAATCAGTGTTTACagtgaaaaaggggaaaaatgg gaTGATTTCAAGGGAAGCATTGAATTTCTTAACTGTAAATTCACATACCCTTCTCGGCCTGATATTCAGGTCCTGAAAGGACTCTCTGTAGATGTTAAGCCTGGACAGACTTTGGCATTTGTTGGAAGTAGCGGCTGTGGTAAGAGCACCAGTGTCCAGCTTCTGGAGCGTTTCTATGACCCTGAGAAAGGAAGTGTG TTAATAGATGGACACGacaccaagaaaataaatgtacagtTTCTTAGATCAAAAATTGGAATAGTGTCCCAGGAGCCTGTGCTATTTGACTGCAGCATTGCTGATAATATCAAATATGGCAATAACACCAAAGAGGCGGCGATGGAAAAAGTCATAGAAGCGGCCCAGAAGGCTCAGCTGCATGATTTTGTTATGTCACTGCCTGAT aaatacgAAACCAATGTTGGGGCTCAAGGATCCCAGCTGTCTCGTGGGCAAAAACAACGCATTGCTATAGCGAGGGCCATCATACGAGATCCTAAAATTTTATTACTGGATGAAGCTACATCTGCCTTAGACACAGAAAGTGAAAAG ACTGTGCAGGCAGCGCTGGATAAGGCCAGAGAAGGGCGTACCTGCATCGTCATTGCCCACCGCTTGTCCACGATCCAGAATGCTGACATCATTGCTGTGATGTCACAAGGACTCGTCATTGAAAGGGGCACTCATGAGGAACTGATGGCCATGGAAGGAGCTTATTACAAGCTTGTTACCACTGGAGCCCCAATTAGCTGA